Part of the Paenibacillus aurantius genome, TCTCTCCTAATCTTGTTCCGGTCTCATTCGCATAATTCATATAGGTGAAGCGGTGAAGATCGGAATAATCCACCGTCGTGCCGGGAGAGTATTGAAGCCGGGCTACCTGGAGCGACCAGTTGTACGTCGTGGTAGGGTCCGCTTTGGAGCTGAAATAGAAGTAGTTGATATTGTTGTAGGTGTACATATCCAGCGTTTGGCAGTGGCCGGAGTTGGTAACGGTCATTTCATCCACGTATGTAGCGTCCGTTCCGTTAATAAGCAGCCGGGATAGATAGCACGTTCCTCCGGAACGCTGGGTTACGTAAACATAAGTGGAAGCTATGTAAGCCTTCTGGACAGCCACGTTATGCTTAAGCCCTTTAAGATTGTAGGCCAAGGTGGCGGAAGCGCTTACCGTTTTGGCAGGCGTAGCGGCAAATGCGGGCATGACCGACATACCGAGCAGAAGAACGGTGAGAATAAAGGATGTAAGCATTTTCCGTTTCCGTTTTGGTAACATGCGGATCCCTCCATATGGTTGGACTGATACCCCTGAATTTCATGCTTCGTTCCATAAGCTCCATGATTCTACCGGCTAGGACCACCTCCTTAATGGAATCCTCGTTACATTCAACGTGCCGGATCGTTATTTTCTAACGGGGGTCTCGTTAAAATTTCGGTTCATGCGGTAAAGGCCGCCGAGCTTTAACCGGCAGCCTGTAGTGGTATTATTTCTATTGAGCCCCGTTAGGATGAACCAGGGATTAAAAGATACTATCCGCTACGTAATAAATTTTCTGGGTGTTCTGCTTGTTGACCGGGTCGGTCACGATCGTGAAATACACTTTGCCATTCTTGGTTTGAACCCCTTCAATTTCGTGGGTTCCGACATTGGTTATCTTCACAAGGGTCTTGTAGGCACCGCTGTTCGACATCTTGGCGATCTTAGGGGTCTGCCCTTCCGCTCCGCCAGACGTATAGATTTCCGTCTTATCGAGCATATCCAGACCTTGGAAGGAACCATTGGGCCGGATGATATTGCTGCCAGACTGCGTAAAGCTGGTGATGCAGGCGCTCTTTGCCGCGGCACTGTCCAGTCTTACCTGTTCGTTGCTGTCCAGCAGCCGGTTCAAGGCTACCGTATCATAAATGGACCAAGTGACCGTTCCCTCTTTCGTTTGGACACGGAAAATGGTATAGAGGCTGTTGCCGCCTCCATCTACCCGATACGTCTCCCCTAATCTTGTGCCGGATTTATTCGCGTAATTCATATAGGTGAACCGGTGAAGATCCGTATAATCCACCGTCGCGCCGGGCGAGTACTTAAGTCTGGCTACCTGGAGCGACCAATTATAATCGGTGGAGGGATCCGCTTTGGAACTGAAATAGAAATAGTTGGTATCCTTGTAGGTATACATATCCAAGGTCTGGCAATGGCCGGTGTTGGTAACCTTCATTTCATCCACATAGTTCGCGTCGTTTCCGTTAATCCGCAATCGGGAAAGATAGCACGTTCCTCCGGACCGCTGGGTTACGTAAACATAAGTGGAAGCAATGTAGGCTTTCTGGACGGCCGCATTATGCTTAAGCCCTTTGAGATTATAGGCCAGGTGAGCGGAAGCGTTTACCGTTTTGGCAGGCGAAGCGGCAAAGACGGGCATGACCGACATACCGAACAGAAGAATGGCGATAACAAACGATGTAAGCATTTTCAATTTCCGGTTTGGCAACATATGTCCCTCCATTATGATTGGAATAATTATCCTTACCCTTTGCTCCTTAGTCTTAATCCACGAGCTCATAACGTAATGACGATCGAAACCGCTATCCCCCCAACCGAAATCCAAAACAGGCAGGACCTTAGCATTCGACCTGCGAATGACATTTGATGCTCGATGATTTTCTTATGATCATGTTCCAGTTGCAAATCCGTTATACTGCCGGCCGTTGGATTCCTCAAGTCATGATTGGTGAATCCTCTGCGTCCCAGCCCATTTAATAAGCAGGTCAGGATCAAAAGCAGCATCGATCCCATAAACAAGTAATTGGATAATTTGACTACCACTCTCCCCTCCTTCCAGCTGTTTCTACTAACACTTCTATAAACGGTTTAACTTTACGCTTTCTGACGAAGGATTAGACCATTGCGCGCACTAGAGTCTTTTCGAAAAGCGAAACCCGGTGACCGTGTAATCTGACTGTTTATAGAATCGGTGTGCATGTTCCCGTTCCGGTCTGCTGCCGCTGGTGAGGACCATTGCTCCGCCTTCAGTCTTTTTTCCATCTGTTCCTTGGAGGAAGCATGACCCAGGTCCGCCATCAGCCCGGTTACCTCGTCCAAATCCCTTGGGGTAAACTCTCGGATCTTTATCATTGTTAGTCACCGCTCTTATTGAAATTGGAATGGCCACTAATTAAACAAAGACAAGGGATAAGCCGTTCCAGCCAAGAGGTTCTCCGCGATCTGCCTAATAACAGCCTCTCCCCGAAGCTCGTACCGGCCCGGAATCAACAGCTCCGACAGCGTAACCCACTGGCTGTCACGGATCATTCCCTCTTCCAATTGGAGAGAACCCCCTGTAATCTTACCGATAAAATGAAACATCACGACATGATGATTCGTGCTGCTAATAAACGAGTAAACGCCGGTCGTTCCCATCAGTTCGACTAGATAACCGGTTTCCTCCTCTACTTCTCTTAGTGCGGCAGCCCGAATATCCTCCCCTGGCTCCAAACATCCACCGGGAAAATTCCATTGGTTGCGAACCTCGGGTTTGTTTTCTTGCAGGATGAGGACCTTATCGTCTTGAAGAATGGATACACTTGCAACCAATACAGTTCCGGATGGGTTCATCGACATAGTCTCCTCTTTAGTTTCTTACCTGACTTCCTTCCTCCTTAGACTGTTGCCCTCTCTACACCCTATCCCCCTTCAGGCTCCAGATTTTTCACCAACTGAAGGGCTCCACTCAGCCAGAGCTCGGTATATTCCTTTCCCCTGCTAAACCCGTGTCTCTCATAAAAATCCACCGTCCGCTGATAGGCTGGCTTCACGCGAGGCGGTACCGTTAAGGCAACGATTCTCGTAAAACCCATCTGCCTAACATGCTCGAACAAATAGAGCAGCAAGCTGGACCCAAATCCCTTGCGATGGAACGCAGGATCAACAGCCATCAAAGATATGGCGATGGTGCCTTCCGTGCTCGTAAACATGAGAAAAGCGGCAAGGTGTCCATCCCTCTCCGCGCAAAGCACATTTTGAAACATCAGATCCTTGCAGGCGTCCTGCCCAACATCCTCTGTAAACCACTCTCCAGTCAAGGAGTGAATCAACGTCGTTATTTTATGTACGACCGGGTGACCCGATCTAGCAGGTCTTTCATATAGGTTAATCGAAAAATCCATCTTTCCTCCTATGTCCTCAAAAATCTCCGTTCCCGTAATTCCCGATACGTGTCGGTAAAACAGTCATAGATTTGGTGACAATTCCTCTTGCCAAACCCTTCCCCTTCCTCTTCCGTTCCAAAATGGGCCGGGAGAACCTCCCTTTTTCGATACTTGTCCCCATGGAAAAGAGGACAGGGTCATTTAAAATCGATTTACTAGTACCTTATCCGCAAAAGAAGTTCTGCTTCCCTATTGATTTTCGCGCGCATATAGAGGTTTTCTCGCCAACAAAGTTACCGGATAAGGCACTAGCTAGATTCTCCGTCGCACCGTTTCCTCTTTCATCAAGACTATTCCATGTGCCGAAAGGAGACAAGTCATTTGAAAATGAAAACGTTTTTATCGCGGGTAACCGGATCTGCTTTGGTCCTCCTCCTGCTCGCCGGCAATCTCGTAACAGCAGCACCAGCGGAAAAGCATTCCTATCTGGTAGGCCTCACCCCCGGCGTTTCCCCAAAAGCTCTGGCCGCCCCGGGTATTGAGCTGAAAGAGCAATGGGACAAGCTGGGCGCCGTTCGGATTGTAGCCTCGGCGGCAGCCGCCAAAGGGCTGGAGAACAATCCCCGTGTCAGCTATGTGGAAGAAGACCGCCCTGTCTACGCCAGCAGCACGGGAACCTCTTATACGGATGGGGAATATACTTGGGGCTTGCAGGCCGTTAACGCCGCCGAAGCCTGGAACCTGAACGCAACGGGACAATCGATCAAGGTATGCGTACTCGATACGGGAATCGATTACAGCCACCCTGAATTCACCCGCGGCGGCGTTTCGGTTATAAAGGGAAGTCAAAACTTCGTCAACGACGGTCATCGGGACGCCACCGACGGATTCGGGCACGGCACCCACGTTGCGGGAACCATTGCCGGCCAGACCAGCAGCAGCGGAAGCCGGATTGGAGTGGCACCCGGAGTCGACCTCTATGTAGCTAGAGTGCTGGGTGACGATGGCAGTGGAACCACCAGCGGAATTATCAATGGCCTGAATTGGTGCCAGCAAAATGGGGCGAATGTAGCCAACCTCTCGTTAGGAAGTGACCGAGGCTCCCGAACGGAGGAAAAGGCTTTTGATCAGGCTTATCAAAACGGGATGCTAAGCATCGCCGCAAGCGGTAACGACGGAGGCCGGGTCGGCTACCCCGCTCATTACAGTTCCGTAGCAGCCGTAGGAGCCGTCGACAGCGGCCTGCAGCTTGCCGGATTCTCCAATTACGGCAGGGAGCAGGAACTGGTAGCGCCGGGTGTCGGAACCCTATCGAGCGTACCACGGGGAACGGGCATCCGCAGTTCGGTCAAAGAAGGGCAGAACGGAACCGAAACCGGCTACAAAAGCATCGGGCTTGAATACTCGGCTTACGGCAATGTAACAGGTCCTCTGGTCGAATGCGGCTTGGCCGACACGGCAGCCTCGTGCAGCGGAAAGCCGCAGACCGGAGCGTGGATCGCCTTGATCAACCGGGGGAGCAACGCCTTCTCCGAAAAGATTCAGAATGTCATGAACCAGGGAGCATCGGCCGCCATCATCGTCAACAATGACACGGCAAGCACCGATGATCCGGGCAGCTTTACCTTGGGAAGCGCCGCAGCTTGGATACCCGCCGTTTCCGTCTCTTATAACAGTGGGAATTCGATTCGGGCCTCC contains:
- a CDS encoding helveticin J family class III bacteriocin, which gives rise to MLPKRKRKMLTSFILTVLLLGMSVMPAFAATPAKTVSASATLAYNLKGLKHNVAVQKAYIASTYVYVTQRSGGTCYLSRLLINGTDATYVDEMTVTNSGHCQTLDMYTYNNINYFYFSSKADPTTTYNWSLQVARLQYSPGTTVDYSDLHRFTYMNYANETGTRLGETYRVDGGGNSLYTIFRVQTKEGTVTWSIYDTVALNQLLDSTDQVRLDSAAAASACITSFTQSGSDIVRPNGSFQGLDMLDKTEIYTSGGAEGDTPQIARMSNTGAYQTLVKITNVGTHEIEGVQTKNGNVYFTIVTDPVNKQNTQKIYYVSDSIF
- a CDS encoding phage baseplate protein, translated to MLTSFVIAILLFGMSVMPVFAASPAKTVNASAHLAYNLKGLKHNAAVQKAYIASTYVYVTQRSGGTCYLSRLRINGNDANYVDEMKVTNTGHCQTLDMYTYKDTNYFYFSSKADPSTDYNWSLQVARLKYSPGATVDYTDLHRFTYMNYANKSGTRLGETYRVDGGGNSLYTIFRVQTKEGTVTWSIYDTVALNRLLDSNEQVRLDSAAAKSACITSFTQSGSNIIRPNGSFQGLDMLDKTEIYTSGGAEGQTPKIAKMSNSGAYKTLVKITNVGTHEIEGVQTKNGKVYFTIVTDPVNKQNTQKIYYVADSIF
- a CDS encoding NUDIX hydrolase; the encoded protein is MNPSGTVLVASVSILQDDKVLILQENKPEVRNQWNFPGGCLEPGEDIRAAALREVEEETGYLVELMGTTGVYSFISSTNHHVVMFHFIGKITGGSLQLEEGMIRDSQWVTLSELLIPGRYELRGEAVIRQIAENLLAGTAYPLSLFN
- a CDS encoding GNAT family N-acetyltransferase: MDFSINLYERPARSGHPVVHKITTLIHSLTGEWFTEDVGQDACKDLMFQNVLCAERDGHLAAFLMFTSTEGTIAISLMAVDPAFHRKGFGSSLLLYLFEHVRQMGFTRIVALTVPPRVKPAYQRTVDFYERHGFSRGKEYTELWLSGALQLVKNLEPEGG
- a CDS encoding S8 family serine peptidase; translation: MKTFLSRVTGSALVLLLLAGNLVTAAPAEKHSYLVGLTPGVSPKALAAPGIELKEQWDKLGAVRIVASAAAAKGLENNPRVSYVEEDRPVYASSTGTSYTDGEYTWGLQAVNAAEAWNLNATGQSIKVCVLDTGIDYSHPEFTRGGVSVIKGSQNFVNDGHRDATDGFGHGTHVAGTIAGQTSSSGSRIGVAPGVDLYVARVLGDDGSGTTSGIINGLNWCQQNGANVANLSLGSDRGSRTEEKAFDQAYQNGMLSIAASGNDGGRVGYPAHYSSVAAVGAVDSGLQLAGFSNYGREQELVAPGVGTLSSVPRGTGIRSSVKEGQNGTETGYKSIGLEYSAYGNVTGPLVECGLADTAASCSGKPQTGAWIALINRGSNAFSEKIQNVMNQGASAAIIVNNDTASTDDPGSFTLGSAAAWIPAVSVSYNSGNSIRASGLGTGNVTVSQWDYSYYEGTSMATPHVSAVAALAWSANPKLTNDQIRSLLQKSSKDLGKTGWDSSYGYGLVQADAAVKLAVTP